A stretch of Cryptococcus neoformans var. neoformans JEC21 chromosome 10 sequence DNA encodes these proteins:
- a CDS encoding glycogen (starch) synthase, putative codes for MPRSVHNPFLFEAAWEVANKVGGIYTVIKTKVPVTVREYGDRLCLIGPLSYKSAPVEVEAEEPGPGPFGDALRSMQERGVKLLYGRWLIEGAPRVLLFDTGSCYDRMDEWKGDLWNLAGIPSPPNDHETNETIVFGYMVAWFLGEFAARETDNAIVAHFHEWQAGLAIPLCRKRHIDVTTIFTTHATLLGRYLCAGSVDFYNNLQYFDVDHEAGKRGIYHRYCIERSSAHCADVFTTVSHITAFESEHLLKRKPDGVLPNGLNVVKFAAMHEFQNLHVQSKEKINEFIRGHFYGHYDFDLDNTIYMFTAGRYEFRNKGVDMFIESLARLNHRLKKMGSKTTVVAFIIMPAATNSYTIEALKGQAVTSQLKDCVEQVTNRISKRIFEHACRYSGEHGTEVPNPEDLLSNEDRVLLKRRVFALKRNSLPPIVTHNMADDANDPILNQLRRVQLFNRPEDRVKVIFHPEFLNSNNPILGLDYEEFVRGCHLGVFPSYYEPFGYTPAECTVMGIPNITTNLSGFGCFMEDLLESPEDYGCYIVDRRGQGIEESVDQLTGQLLSFTTKSRRQRINQRNRTERLSELLDWKSLGLEYAKARQLALRRAYPDSFNDDEPDFTGVQKVGAPLSAPASPRMRTGMMTPGDYATLTEEMEHLSTQDYMGAKSWKGINDDDDENHYPFPLVMKPRKRSDSLASAISGNATPSGGRKLSENDLARADAALSNVEGVHADGINGHH; via the exons ATGCCTCGTTCCGTCCACAACCCGTTCCTTTTTGAGGCTGCTTGGGAAGTTGCCAACAAGGTCGGAGGTATTTACACCGTCATCAAGACCAAGGTGCCTGTTACTGTCAGAGAATACGGTGACCG CTTATGTTTGATTGGCCCCTTGTCTTATAAATCTGCTCCTGTAGAAGTCGAAGCCGAGGAGCC TGGACCGGGACCGTTCGGAGATGCTCTCAGGTCTATGCAGGAGCGCGGCGTCAAGCTTCTTTACGGCCGATGGCTTATTGAAGGCGCCCCTAGAGTGTTGCTCTTTGACACGGGGTCTTGTTACGACCG TATGGACGAATGGAAGGGTGACCTCTGGAACCTTGCCGGTATCCCCTCGCCTCCAAATGATCACGAGACCAACGAAACTATCGTCTTTGGCTACATGGTCGCCTGGTTCCTCGGCGAG TTCGCTGCTCGCGAAACCGACAACGCCATCGTTGCCCACTTCCATGAATGGCAAGCCGGTTTAGCCATCCCTCTTTGTAGGAAGCGACACATTGACGtcaccaccatcttcaccacCCACGCGACTCTTTTGGGTCGTTACCTCTGTGCTGGCAGTGTCGACTTTTACAACAACTTGCAGTACTTTGACGTTGATCATGAAGCTGGTAAGCGGGGTATCTACCACCGTTACTGTATCGAAAGGTCTTCTGCACACTGCGCCGATGTGTTCACCACCGTCAGCCACATTACCGCGTTTGAGAGCGAACActtgttgaagaggaagccTG ATGGTGTCCTCCCCAACGGTCTCAACGTTGTCAAGTTTGCCGCCATGCACGAATTCCAGAATTTGCATGTTCAGtccaaggagaagatcaaCGAATTCATTCGTGGTCATTTCTATGGTCACTATGACTTTGACCTGGACAACACCATTTACATGTTCACTGCTGGTCGTTACGAGTTCAGGAACAAGGGTGTCGACATGTTCATTGAAAGTTTAGCTC GGTTGAATCAtcgcttgaagaagatgggctCCAAGACCACCGTCGTCgcattcatcatcatgccCGCCGCTACCAACTCTTACACTATCGAAGCTCTCAAAGGTCAAGCTGTCACCTCCCAGCTCAAGGACTGTGTCGAGCAAGTGACCAATCGTATCAGCAAGCGAATCTTTGAACACGCCTGTCGATACTCTGGCGAGCACGGTACAGAGGTTCCTAATCCTGAAGATTTGCTCTCCAACGAGGACAGGGTTTTGCTCAAGCGAAGGGTGTTCGCCCTGAAGCGAAACTCTCTGCCGCCTATCGTCACGCACAATATGGCGGATGACGCAAATGACCCTATTTTGAACCAGCTCAGGAGGGTACAGTTGTTCAACAGGCCCGAAGACAGGGTCAAGGTTATCTTCCACCCCGAATTCTTGAACAGTAACAACCCCATCTTGGGTCTGGATTATGAAGAGTTTGTTAGGGGTTGTCACTTGGGTGTTTTCCCTAGTTACT ACGAGCCCTTCGGTTATACCCCCGCCGAGTGTACTGTCATGGGTATTCCCAACATCACTACCAACTTGTCCGGTTTCGGTTGCTTTATGGAAGACCTCCTGGAGTCTCCCGAG GACTACGGTTGTTACATTGTCGACCGACGAGGTCAAGGTATCGAAGAATCTGTCGACCAGCTCACCGGCCAGCTGCTCTCTTTCACCACCAAATCCAGAAGACAGCGTATCAACCAGCGTAACCGTACTGAACGCCTGAGCGAGTTGCTGGACTGGAAGTCCCTCGGTCTCGAGTACGCCAAGGCTCGTCAATTGGCTTTGAGGCGAGCTTACCCCGACTCATttaatgatgatgagcccGACTTCACTGGTGTGCAAAAGGTTGGCGCGCCGCTCTCTGCGCCTGCGAGcccgaggatgaggacTGGGATGATGACTCCTGGGGATTATGCCACTTTGActgaagagatggaacaTCTTTCTACTCAAGACTACATGGGTGCTAAGA GCTGGAAAGGCAtcaacgatgatgatgacgagaaCCATtatcctttccctctcgTCATGAAGCCCCGTAAACGCTCCGACTCTCTCGCTTCTGCCATCTCTGGTAACGCTACCCCTTCTGGCGGTAGGAAGCTCTCCGAAAATGATTTGGCCAGGGCCGATGCTGCTTTGAGCAATGTTGAGGGGGTTCACGCCGACGGAATCAACGGACATCATTAG
- a CDS encoding response to drug-related protein, putative, translating to MSSQFTSNARSDADGRNENVPGPSAPEPFAPDDQEYGNEEKVRSRAGTGQSGKTFRNSSGEEKSLDVEDVPKASEFHAPEAKATNNLTPAAGVAAAEPGGGKPKLEKFKYSFWDPEMAMFRKIAFKILGGTIVITTIIMWLCLPFYWGSLWKSNRYTDKLTVRIIDRDGGEIGQTFSQGLLSQTNLNYFVTDPSEFPTADDVAHDVVEEGVWASIVINAGVSDALVSARENGNSSWSGPSVIDVFYAQARQETAINSYLLPFVQEVLGQLCFQYNAQSAATYLQANVNNATALSLVAQAPTTITNDVWYTLNNLRPYNQPVAQAITLVGLIYMLIFSFIMTMTNNAVREIIAPFLTTRAYIIYRLVSPICLYFPVSFFFCMVNLPFKIDFGAHYTYAGGFFLWWFALFLGMSAVGLSTEAAITVLGPKFMAFFLVPLIIVNVSVVSLPQELQPWIYRYGVAMPFYNCNHIVRTIIFNTKNEIGQNMGILVAWVALNFITISLGTWLFRRQSINQHNKEVGENEMDSADKV from the exons ATGTCCTCTCAATTTACCTCCAATGCTCGATCTGACGCAGATGGGCGCAACGAGAATGTCCCAGGCCCTTCAGCGCCCGAGCCTTTCGCTCCTGATGATCAGGAGTATGGaaatgaggagaaggttaGAAGTCGAGCTGGGACTGGTCAGTCTGGCAAGACTTTCAGGAATTCCTCTggcgaggagaagagtttgGATGTAGAGGACGTACCGAAAGCGAGCGAATTCCACGCTCCAGAGGCTAAAGCGACAAACAACTTGACTCCTGCCGCTGGAGTTGCTGCCGCGGAACCTGGAGGAGGCAAGCCAAAATTGGAGAAGTTCAAATATAGCT TTTGGGACCCGGAGATGGCCATGTTCAGGAAAATTGCCTTTAAGATTTTGGGTGGTACCATTGTGATTACCACTATTATCATGTGGTTATGTCTCCCCTTCTATTGGGGTTCTT TGTGGAAATCCAACAGATATACCGACAAATTGACCGTTAGAATCATCGACCGAGACGGCGGTGAAATCGGCCAAACCTTTTCTCAAGGTCTCCTTTCTCAAACCAACCTCAACTACTTTGTAACAGATCCCTCTGAATTTCCTACCGCCGACGATGTCGCTCATGATGTAGTCGAGGAAGGTGTTTGGGCTTCCATTGTCATCAATGCTGGCGTCTCCGATGCCCTTGTATCTGCTAGAGAAAACGGTAATTCTAGCTGGAGCGGACCGTCTGTCATCGATGTTTTCTACGCGCAAGCTAGGCAGGAAACTGCTATCAACAGctatctccttcctttcgtCCAGGAAGTTTTGGGTCAGCTTTGTTTCCAGTACAATGCTCAGAGCGCAGCTACCTACCTCCAAGCCAACGTCAACAACGCCACTGCTCTCAGCCTCGTCGCTCAGGCGCCTACGACAATCACCAACGATGTATGGTATACGTTGAATAACCTTAGGCCTTACAACCAGCCCGTCGCTCAGGCTATTACCCTCGTCGGTCTTATTTACatgctcatcttctctttcatcatGACCATGACCAACAATGCTGTCCGTGAAATCATCgcccccttcctcaccacTCGAGCCTACATCATCTACCGACTTGTCTCCCCTATCTGTCTCTATTTCCCcgtatccttcttcttctgcatgGTCAACTTGCCCTTTAAAATCGACTTTGGCGCGCACTACACTTATGCGGGCggtttcttcctctggtGGTTCGCTCTTTTCTTGGGTATGTCCGCTGTTGGTCTCTCTACCGAGGCCGCGATTACCGTGCTCGGTCCCAAGTTTATGGCGTTCTTCCTTGTGCCCCTCATTATCGTCAATGTGTCCGTCGTCAGCTTGCCCCAAGAGTTGCAGCCTTGGATCTACCGATACGGTGTCGCCATGCCCTTCTACAACTGTAACCATATTGTTCGAACT atcatcttcaacaccaAGAACGAAATCGGCCAGAATATGGGTATCCTCGTTGCCTGGGTCGCCCTCAACTTTATCACCATCTCTCTTGGTACATGGCTCTTCCGAAGACAAAGTATTAATCAGCATAACAAGGAAGTTGGCGAGAACGAGATGGACAGCGCAGACAAGGTCTAA